ATCACCCACACCTCCGTCCCCGCACCCTCCGGGCTGATGCGCCCCTCGCGGCCCACGTGCGCCTCGTTGGCCGACGCGTCTATCTTGATGCCGGCGAACTCCAGCCCTTCGCAGATCATCGCGCGCACCGCGGGCGCGTTCTCGCCGATGCCTCCCGCGAAGCAGAGGGCGTCCGCTCCGCCCATCGCCGCCAGGTACGAGCCGATGTACTTGCGCGCCCGGTAGCAGAAGATCTCGATCGCCAGCCGCGCCCGGCGGTCGTCGTGCTCGCGGGCCTCGGCCAGCAGCTCGCGCATGTCGTTGGTCAGGCCGGAGATGCCCAGCAGCCCCGACTGCTTGTTCAGCAGCATCTCCACCTCGGCCAGCGACAACCCCTCCTTCTGGGCGATGTAGTCCAGCACCGCGGGGTCCACGTCACCGGAGCGCGTGCCCATCACCAGCCCCTCCAGCGGGGTAAACCCCATCGACGTGTCCCGCGACTCGCCGCCGGAGATGGCGCACGCCGAGCAGCCGTTGCCCAGGTGAAGGGTGATGATGCGCTGGGTTTCGCGCGGGGTGCCCGTCAGCTGCCGCCAGCGGTAGCTCACGTAGCGGTGCGAGGTTCCGTGGAATCCGTAGCGGCGCACGCGGTGCCGGCGGTACAGCGAGTAGGGGATGGCGTACAGGAAGGCGCGCTCGGGAAGTGTGTGGTGGAACGCCGTGTCGAACACCGCCACCTGCGGCACTGCCGCGCCCAGCACGGCGCGGACGGCGTGGATGCCCTTGAGGTTCGCGGGATTGTGCAGCGGCGCCAGCTCGATGGTTTCCTCGATGCCGCGCAGCACCTGCTCGTCAATGCCGACCGAGCGGACGAAGCGCTCGCCGCCGTGCACCACGCGGTGCCCCACCGCGCCGATCTCCGCCAGGCTGCCCAGCGCGCCGCCCTCCGGCCCCACCAGCCACTGCAGCAGGAACTCCACCGCGGCGCGATGGTCCCGTAGCGGCGCCGAGCCCTTTACGGACGGCCCGTCGCCCGCGCGAAAGCTCCATACCGCCTCGCCCCCGATGCGCTCCACCTGCCCGCGCGCCACCCGCCGGTCGGTGTTGTCGGCGAAGCACTGCTCGTCGGTATCGATCACCTGCCACTTGAGCGACGACGAGCCGACGTTGAGGACCAGGATGTTCATTCGATCATACGGCTGAGGGCGGTGCTCTCCATTCCGCGAGAGTACCGCCTCGCCGTTTCCCCCGCCAGAGCGCGCGGGGGAGTGCAGCGAAAGGCCGCGCACGGATTCTGCTTTGCCTGACCGTGCTACGTGCGACACACACGCATCCCCCACCCGGCGGACGACCACGATGGGCATTTCGCTGCGCCCCGAGCACCTGAA
The sequence above is a segment of the Longimicrobium sp. genome. Coding sequences within it:
- a CDS encoding acetate kinase, whose amino-acid sequence is MNILVLNVGSSSLKWQVIDTDEQCFADNTDRRVARGQVERIGGEAVWSFRAGDGPSVKGSAPLRDHRAAVEFLLQWLVGPEGGALGSLAEIGAVGHRVVHGGERFVRSVGIDEQVLRGIEETIELAPLHNPANLKGIHAVRAVLGAAVPQVAVFDTAFHHTLPERAFLYAIPYSLYRRHRVRRYGFHGTSHRYVSYRWRQLTGTPRETQRIITLHLGNGCSACAISGGESRDTSMGFTPLEGLVMGTRSGDVDPAVLDYIAQKEGLSLAEVEMLLNKQSGLLGISGLTNDMRELLAEAREHDDRRARLAIEIFCYRARKYIGSYLAAMGGADALCFAGGIGENAPAVRAMICEGLEFAGIKIDASANEAHVGREGRISPEGAGTEVWVIPTDEELLIARDTFRVVHGIETRY